The sequence CCGTATTCATAGCACGATACGGAAATGTATCTCTTCTTCATCCAGTACACGCCGAAAAGATCCGCTATGCCCGCCCAAAGACGGCTGTTTATGCCCGCGCCGTATTTACTGACACCCTTGTTCCTGTGCCTGTGTCTCACCGGCATCTCCGCCACCGTGAAGCCGGCTATCTGAACTAAAGCAGGAAAGAACCTGTGCGCATTGCGAAAGAAACGGAAGCTGTCCAGACATTCTCTTCTGAAGCCTCTGCTTGAGCAGCCCACATCGCTTATGCTGTCGCCGAGTATGCGTGAACGAAGCCTGTTCGCAAGCCTGCTTGAGAATCTGCGGATGATGTTGTCGTTCCTTTTGGCGCGCACGCCGCACATCATATCCACACCGAGCTCCAGCATTTTTTCCAGAAGAAGAGGTATATCCGCGGGATCGTTCTGTCCGTCACCGTCGAGAGTGAAAATATATTCTCCCTCAGCCGCACTGAATCCCGCAAATAGCGCCGCGGACTGACCCATGTTTCTGTGCAGGTGAACAGCCCTGAAACGTGGATCCGCCGTCCATTTGTTTATCTCATCGTCTGTGCCGTCAGTTGAGCCGTCATTCACAAGCACAGTCTCCCACCTGCGTTTTACCGATGATTCAAGCACAGAGCGTAGCTCCGCACAAACCGTGTTAATATTTTCCGCCTCATTGTAAAACGGAATCACCACTGAGATTTCCGGATTCATCATTTTTTCCTGCTTATTTTGTAAAAGTTCCATTGCCTTCTTTCCTCCGGTGAATAAGTTTTCAGATGCTCCGCGGAAAGAGCCATACTGCTGAGAGTCTCTTCATTCAATTCTCCCCGGGTTATGAAATACGCCGTATCCTTTGTTTTGTTATCAATAAATTCATCCAGCGGGCGCACCTTGTTCCCCACAGCCCAAATCTCTTTTATGCTGAGATCACCGTAAAAATCACCTTTGTATCCGGACGCGGCGTCTGCCCTGACCTGTTCCAAAACTCTGAAATCTTTATCCGGCACAAATGATTCCGCCGCAGGAACTGCAACAATCACAGCAAGGCAGAATACCGTCACGGACAGGGGGATATATTTGTCCGTCTCCCGTCTGAGAAAGCTTGCCGACAGGCAAAAAACCGCATAAAGCACTGCCGATTCGCCGATTATGAAAAACATGCTGTTATAAAGCCCGAACCAGAGCTGTGCGGCGGCAGCCGAAATGAAAACAAAAACAGCTAATGAGAATGAGATCCCGCTCCATATTCCGAGAACAATGCTGTCTGCCGCTGTTTTCTTCAGCTTTCCGGTGAGAAGACTCATGTACTCACCTATCATGAGCGCGGCAGGTATGATCACAGGCAGAAGATAGCGATCCTTCTTCTCCGGTATGACGGAAAGAAGAATAAGGGAAACAACGAGCCAGATAAGGTAAAAAGCTGCCCTCCGCCTGCCGAGACGTGTGGAAGAAAACCCCGGAACAAGCAGAGGGAGCAAGAACACAGCCCAAAGACCGGACATGAGCGGAAACTGGAAATAATACCAGAAGGGCTTAACATGCCGATCAGCCCACGCTGATGCCTCTGAGGCGGCAGTGCTGAGCGCTGAGTGTGTTTCATGAAAATATATATACATAGGCCACAGGAGGGAAAGTGTGGCCGCAACAGCCGAAAATACCGCAAGACCGGAAAAGCTCACGGGTTTAAGCCGGAAAAGATAAAATCCGGATGCGAGAAAGGGCAGAAGCAGTCCGTAGAACGCCACGGGTCCCTTACTCATAAAAGAAAGCGCGGCAAAAAGCCCTGCAAGAGCGTACATAAGTATTCGTTCTCCTGCCTCTTTAGCAGGCAGGGCACGGCAGTACGCGGCTATGGCGGCAGTCATAAACGCCTGCGCGTAGATGTCCCATGTGTTTCTGCGTGTCATATAGAAAAACAGATAACTGGTGCTCAGAACTATTACGGAATAGAAAGCGGCCTTTTTCGATCTTGTTACGTGCAGGGATATGAAATACACGCCAGCAAGCATGATAAGTCCTGCAAGCGCCGAGGGAATGCGGCTTGCCGCAAGATTATTATCGGCTCCCGCAAGCCGGAATACAAAAGCGGTTATCCATGTCGGGACAGGCGGCTTGGCTATCCTCAGCTCACCGTTAAGTGTCGGAAAAAGCCAGTTCCCGTCAAGAACCATCTCCCTTGCGGTTATGTAGTTGCGCGCCTCCATTATATCCACTGAGAGAACATCACGGTGCGCAAAGGCTCCGGTGTAAACAGAAAGGAGGAGAACAAAAATCATGCTTTTGGTCAGAAGAAACTCTGTGTCTTTCATGCGCCCGTTATACAGGGTGAACATGAAGATTTAATGAACAGACAAATTTTATGATGACGGCAGAATAACCGTAACTGTAGCTGATTCCCCCTGAACGCTTTCTATATTTATTTCACCCTTGTGGAGTTCAATTATTCTTTTAACTATCGCAAGCCCGAGCCCTGAACCGCCATAGCGGGACGCACGGGACTCCTCAACTCTGTAGAACTGCTCAAATACCCTGCCGATGGACGCAGCGGGAATCCCTGCCCCCGTGTTGAAGATTTTTATCTTTACTGTTTCATCTGTGCGGAATCCGGTTATTCTGATAATGCCCCCATCAGACGTATATTTTACCGCATTGTCCAGAATATTGGAAAAAGCTCGGAACAGCTTATCAAAATCCCCGCCCACAGTCAGAACCCCTGTGAACTCCGAGACAATACTTATTCCCCGCTCTGAAGCAAGAAGTGAATAGTCCTCCTTCAGTGCTTCAAGCATGCTCCTGAGCTCCACGGCTTCGGCGCTTATTCCGCTGTCCAGTTCGAGAGTGGAAAGATTCAATATGTTTTTCACCAGTCTTTCCATACGCAAAACCTGCTCAGAAAGCCTTCGGGCGTCATCTGCCGAGATGCTGCCCGACATATTCACCTCATCGGTTATCAGGCGCATGATGCTCAGCGGAGTCTTAAGTTCGTGGGAGGCATCGGCTATAAGTCTCTTTTGTTTATTAAAAGCATTTTCCAAGCGGTCAAAAACCCCGTTGAGCGTCATGGCAAGAGTGTTGAATTCATCCGATGCTCCTGCCTTTTCCTTGAGGGGTATTCTAAGATTCAGATGACGCTCTGTTATACTTCTTGTCCGCGCATTCATAAGCCTCACAGGGCGGAGGATGTAACCTGCTATCATGTAGCTCACCGCTGTGAGCACTACCACCGAAAGCAGAAGCCCTGCCGCCACACTGAGCATGAGATCCGCTATCTCATCACTGACCCTCTCTGCGGACAGTGCCGCGTAAACAATGTACTTCAGTTCGTCGTCATCGTAGTTTCCGTCGTCATCATCTTCCTCAAAAACGCCGGTGTGCTCCTTCTCTATTACAAAGCGGCGGATTCTGAAAGCAGTCTTCCCGTGGGAATCATGCTCCACATATGAAAGCTCATCAGGCACATAGGCATGCGCAAGGCTTTTCCTGCCGTTGCTTTCCGGCAGATCTATTTTCTGTGCTATATGGGAAACGTACAGCGGTTCAGGTTCACCGCGCTTATAGATCTTGATCCAGTAGCGCCTGTTGTCCCTCACTCCCGCCACTCCTGCCTGATCCAGAGCCGCAACCGACTCAAAGGCAACTGTGCGCAGCTCCGTATCCATAACCCTGAAAGGCTGTTCCAGCATTTCAAAGAGAACCGACGCAGAGAACACCAGTGCGGATAGAAGCCCTGCGGAGGCGATCAGTATGGAAATCTTAAGCCTTATGCTCATTCCTGACCGTCCCTGATTATATAGCCCACGCCTCGTATGGTTTTCACAACGGATTCACCATCAGCGGCGTTTATTTTTTTGCGGAGATTTTTTATGTGTACATCCATGAAATTGGACATGCTGAAAGGCTCAAAGTCGTCTCCCCATACATGCTCTGCCAAGCTGAAGCGGGAAACGGCACGATTTTTATTATACATCAGAAATTCAAGAATGGAGAACTCCCTTTGGGTGAGCTCCACTGCCTTTCCGTCCACTGCGACCTCCCGCTTCACCGTGTCCAGACTGAGGCTGCCTGCGCGAAGCACTGAGGCGGTTTGCCCGCCTGCACGTCTGAGCAGCGCGCGCACTCTCGCCAGCAGTTCGTCAGTGGAAAAAGGTTTTGTGAGGTAATCATCAGCACCCGAATCAAGCCCTTTGATTTTATCGCCCGTTCCGGTTCTGGCAGTGAGCATAAGAACTGGTGAGTCAATACCCATGTTTCTGGCTTCACGCAGTAATGCGAATCCGTCGAGCTTCGGGAGCATCACATCCAGAAGAACAAGATCGTAAGGAACCTCAGCTAATCTGTCCAGCGCCTGTTCTCCGTCATAGGCGCAGTCGGCGGAGTATTTCTGAGCCTCAAGCGTACGCCTGAGCTGTTCATTAAGTTCCGGTTCATCTTCAACAATCAGTATTCTCATTTTCCACCGCTGAATGAATATAAACGTTTTTGATCACTTTTGAAACATTAAGAAGAAACAGGAACCAGCGCGGCAAGTTAAAAAACTCTTTTAATTGCCCTTCTGATATGCGATATTCAAGATTAAACAGCTTTATAAAATGAAAAAACGGCAGATATAAATAATGACAAAAAAGCGGTTAACAAAACAGGACGTCGTAAGGATGCTGGAAACGGCAGACCTGTACGAACTCGCCCGTGAAGCGGACGGAATACGGAAAAGGCTTCATCCCGAAGGGGTTGTAACTTTCGTTGTAGACAGAAACATAAACTACACAAACATATGCACATGTAAATGCTCGTTTTGTGCCTTTTACCGCGCGGCAGACGAAGAAGGCGCATATGTTCTCGATAAGGAACAGCTAAAGCAGAAAATAGAGGAAACCAAGGCACTCGGAGGAACACAGATACTCCTTCAGGGCGGGCTGCACCCCACATTGGGCATTGAGTTTTATGAAGAGATGCTCTCCTACATGAAATCACTCGGTGTTTGGCTGCACGCCTTCAGCCCGCCGGAGGTACACCACATTGCGAAGATAAGCGGTCTCACCATTGCCGAAACCATCGCAAGGCTTGTCAAGGCGGGGATGGACTCCATTCCCGGCGGCGGAGCGGAGCTTCTGGTGGATGAGGAAAGGCTGCGCATAAGCCCGAATAAGATACTCTCGGACAAATGGCTCGGGGTGATGGAAGAGGCGCACAAGCAGGGACTGAAAACAAGCGCCACCATGATGTTCAAAGCGGATGACGAATACGGAAAGATAGCTGAGCATTTTGATAGAATACGCTCATTGCAGGATAAAACAGGCGGCTTCACGGCGTTTATCCCGTGGGCTTTTCAACCGGACAACACAGAACTGGGCGGAAAAAAGGTAAGCCCCGTTGAGTATTTAAGGATATTCGCCGCCGCGCGCATTTATCTGGACAACATAAAGAATCTTCAGGTTTCATGGGTCACTCAGGGACCGAAGATCGGGCAGACGGCGCTGCGCTTCGGCGGAAACGACTTCGGCAGCCTGATGATAGAGGAAAATGTCGTAGCCTCCTGCGGGGCATCCTTCCGCATGAGTGTGGAGGAGATCGTCCACAACATAGAACGCGCCGGCTTCAAAGCAGCGCAGAGAGATATGCAGTATAATATAGTCAAACACTTTTAGTACACATACAGTTCCATGGATGGAACTGCGCCGTGCGAAGCGAAGGCGGGTTTATCCCGCCGCGAGCGTGTGAGAAAACGGACAGGATGTGCCGTTTACGAACTATCGGCAGACAAGATATGCAGTATAATATAGTCAAACACTT is a genomic window of Geovibrio thiophilus containing:
- a CDS encoding glycosyltransferase family 2 protein codes for the protein MMNPEISVVIPFYNEAENINTVCAELRSVLESSVKRRWETVLVNDGSTDGTDDEINKWTADPRFRAVHLHRNMGQSAALFAGFSAAEGEYIFTLDGDGQNDPADIPLLLEKMLELGVDMMCGVRAKRNDNIIRRFSSRLANRLRSRILGDSISDVGCSSRGFRRECLDSFRFFRNAHRFFPALVQIAGFTVAEMPVRHRHRNKGVSKYGAGINSRLWAGIADLFGVYWMKKRYISVSCYEYGKNQESIQRVPMASGE
- a CDS encoding ArnT family glycosyltransferase yields the protein MKDTEFLLTKSMIFVLLLSVYTGAFAHRDVLSVDIMEARNYITAREMVLDGNWLFPTLNGELRIAKPPVPTWITAFVFRLAGADNNLAASRIPSALAGLIMLAGVYFISLHVTRSKKAAFYSVIVLSTSYLFFYMTRRNTWDIYAQAFMTAAIAAYCRALPAKEAGERILMYALAGLFAALSFMSKGPVAFYGLLLPFLASGFYLFRLKPVSFSGLAVFSAVAATLSLLWPMYIYFHETHSALSTAASEASAWADRHVKPFWYYFQFPLMSGLWAVFLLPLLVPGFSSTRLGRRRAAFYLIWLVVSLILLSVIPEKKDRYLLPVIIPAALMIGEYMSLLTGKLKKTAADSIVLGIWSGISFSLAVFVFISAAAAQLWFGLYNSMFFIIGESAVLYAVFCLSASFLRRETDKYIPLSVTVFCLAVIVAVPAAESFVPDKDFRVLEQVRADAASGYKGDFYGDLSIKEIWAVGNKVRPLDEFIDNKTKDTAYFITRGELNEETLSSMALSAEHLKTYSPEERRQWNFYKISRKK
- a CDS encoding response regulator transcription factor; protein product: MRILIVEDEPELNEQLRRTLEAQKYSADCAYDGEQALDRLAEVPYDLVLLDVMLPKLDGFALLREARNMGIDSPVLMLTARTGTGDKIKGLDSGADDYLTKPFSTDELLARVRALLRRAGGQTASVLRAGSLSLDTVKREVAVDGKAVELTQREFSILEFLMYNKNRAVSRFSLAEHVWGDDFEPFSMSNFMDVHIKNLRKKINAADGESVVKTIRGVGYIIRDGQE
- a CDS encoding sensor histidine kinase, encoding MSIRLKISILIASAGLLSALVFSASVLFEMLEQPFRVMDTELRTVAFESVAALDQAGVAGVRDNRRYWIKIYKRGEPEPLYVSHIAQKIDLPESNGRKSLAHAYVPDELSYVEHDSHGKTAFRIRRFVIEKEHTGVFEEDDDDGNYDDDELKYIVYAALSAERVSDEIADLMLSVAAGLLLSVVVLTAVSYMIAGYILRPVRLMNARTRSITERHLNLRIPLKEKAGASDEFNTLAMTLNGVFDRLENAFNKQKRLIADASHELKTPLSIMRLITDEVNMSGSISADDARRLSEQVLRMERLVKNILNLSTLELDSGISAEAVELRSMLEALKEDYSLLASERGISIVSEFTGVLTVGGDFDKLFRAFSNILDNAVKYTSDGGIIRITGFRTDETVKIKIFNTGAGIPAASIGRVFEQFYRVEESRASRYGGSGLGLAIVKRIIELHKGEINIESVQGESATVTVILPSS
- the mqnC gene encoding cyclic dehypoxanthinyl futalosine synthase, translated to MTKKRLTKQDVVRMLETADLYELAREADGIRKRLHPEGVVTFVVDRNINYTNICTCKCSFCAFYRAADEEGAYVLDKEQLKQKIEETKALGGTQILLQGGLHPTLGIEFYEEMLSYMKSLGVWLHAFSPPEVHHIAKISGLTIAETIARLVKAGMDSIPGGGAELLVDEERLRISPNKILSDKWLGVMEEAHKQGLKTSATMMFKADDEYGKIAEHFDRIRSLQDKTGGFTAFIPWAFQPDNTELGGKKVSPVEYLRIFAAARIYLDNIKNLQVSWVTQGPKIGQTALRFGGNDFGSLMIEENVVASCGASFRMSVEEIVHNIERAGFKAAQRDMQYNIVKHF